From a region of the Halanaerobium hydrogeniformans genome:
- a CDS encoding ATP-dependent DNA helicase: MNDIYNLLDFTPNKEQQKAIETTDGPLLIIAGPGSGKTQSLILRTVNLLANKKVKAKNILVCTFTEKAALQLRTRIANMIDNLDHRIDTSDIMINTIHGFCNEILREFTDVHPHLDRGFEVLDEVMQKFFINDNFNKILEDSTDESRYKKYLNKWKYKWRTIEGLIKYFNKLTQELISPEDLVFSGDKFFEELGYAYQNYRDLLSEKNYVDFAFLQFYLNDLLENKETEEELKNRFKYIMVDEFQDTNYIQETIIYKLIEKTNNICVVGDEDQSLYRFRGATVRNLLEFPKHFPEAEKVNLTINYRSHQQIIDIYNRFMKSLKWGNARFNKKIKPCRQNRMPFYNSVFKINEFDKSKQAKKVADFIEDLKTREVINDYSEVAILIDSVKGKYSDSFINALADKGIRSNCPRAKNYFQYEEIRYLLAAFVYIFEFDEKAVSYANDWRLYLEEIKFELKELLEEERYHSFSNWLREKRKYYKEIAEKKETTDENLLDVMYQMFEFKPFKKYLEDNSLSKYNLGIMSDLLAKFNKFYLKESQIITFRNVEYIPQRLFKSFFYVLHRSGLNEYEDREKILIKDHVSIMTIHQAKGLEFPVVIVSNLGKKTMQSGQLDKELKDFKHRKIFEDLNKINDFDYMRKYYVAFSRAENFLVLSKYRKNANPKIRPVWNMVKSLEEINKNDWDQVNINEKKDSKLKKQYSLTTDILVYDTCPRQYNFYKESGFTSSRRGGALFGSLVHETIEDVNKYCLEENNDKLSNEKIKEWYENNYDNLREHMQQSLAPNIKKEAFNQIIRYYKNNQELIEKISESELNISIEKPDYFISGKIDIILDDEGKYHLIDIKATKPEESEEKMEKYKFQLATYANLLKNKHEVNIENAMIYFTGAKNPEEAKVNISINDKDFKEANYKFDNIVKKIQNEKFALESFPPKKICRECDFRFFCNQY; this comes from the coding sequence ATGAATGACATCTATAATTTACTAGATTTTACACCAAATAAAGAGCAGCAAAAAGCAATTGAGACAACAGATGGTCCTTTATTAATAATTGCAGGTCCTGGTTCAGGAAAAACTCAAAGCTTAATTTTAAGGACTGTAAACTTATTAGCTAATAAAAAAGTAAAGGCCAAAAATATTTTAGTTTGCACCTTCACAGAAAAGGCAGCTCTCCAATTAAGAACCAGGATAGCTAATATGATTGACAATTTGGATCATAGAATTGATACTAGTGATATTATGATTAACACCATTCATGGTTTTTGTAATGAGATTTTAAGAGAGTTTACAGATGTTCATCCACATTTAGATAGAGGTTTTGAAGTTTTAGATGAAGTAATGCAAAAGTTTTTCATTAATGATAACTTTAATAAGATATTAGAAGATTCTACTGATGAATCTAGATATAAGAAGTATCTTAATAAATGGAAATATAAATGGAGAACTATAGAAGGATTAATTAAATATTTCAATAAATTGACTCAAGAGTTAATATCACCTGAAGATTTAGTGTTTAGTGGTGATAAATTTTTCGAGGAATTAGGTTATGCTTATCAAAATTATAGAGATTTGCTTTCTGAAAAAAATTATGTTGATTTTGCTTTTTTACAGTTCTATCTTAACGATCTATTAGAAAACAAAGAAACAGAAGAAGAATTAAAAAATAGATTTAAATATATAATGGTAGATGAATTTCAAGATACCAATTATATACAAGAAACAATAATTTATAAACTGATTGAGAAAACCAATAATATTTGCGTTGTTGGTGATGAGGATCAGTCATTATATAGATTTAGAGGTGCTACTGTTAGGAATTTACTAGAATTCCCCAAACATTTTCCAGAGGCTGAAAAGGTTAATTTAACTATTAATTATAGATCTCATCAGCAGATTATTGATATTTATAATCGTTTTATGAAATCACTTAAATGGGGTAATGCAAGGTTTAATAAAAAAATAAAACCATGCAGACAAAATAGAATGCCTTTTTATAATAGTGTTTTTAAGATTAATGAATTTGATAAAAGCAAACAAGCAAAAAAAGTGGCTGACTTTATTGAAGATTTAAAAACAAGAGAAGTTATCAATGATTATAGTGAAGTTGCAATTTTAATTGATTCAGTAAAAGGAAAATACTCTGATTCTTTTATAAATGCACTTGCTGATAAAGGAATAAGAAGCAATTGCCCTAGAGCCAAAAACTATTTTCAGTATGAGGAGATAAGATATTTGCTGGCAGCTTTTGTCTATATTTTTGAATTTGATGAGAAAGCTGTTTCATATGCAAATGATTGGAGATTATACCTAGAAGAAATAAAATTTGAACTTAAAGAATTATTAGAAGAAGAAAGGTATCATTCTTTTTCTAACTGGCTTCGAGAAAAGAGAAAATATTATAAAGAAATTGCAGAAAAAAAGGAAACAACAGATGAAAATTTATTAGATGTAATGTATCAGATGTTTGAGTTCAAACCATTTAAAAAATATTTAGAAGACAATAGTTTATCTAAATACAATCTGGGAATAATGTCAGATTTATTAGCTAAATTTAATAAATTTTACTTAAAAGAATCACAAATCATAACTTTTAGAAATGTTGAGTATATACCACAAAGATTATTTAAGAGTTTCTTTTATGTTCTTCATCGATCAGGTTTAAATGAATATGAAGATCGAGAAAAGATATTGATAAAAGACCATGTTTCAATAATGACTATTCATCAAGCCAAAGGATTAGAATTCCCTGTAGTTATTGTCAGCAATTTAGGTAAGAAGACGATGCAAAGTGGTCAGCTTGATAAGGAATTAAAAGACTTTAAGCACAGAAAAATATTTGAAGATTTAAATAAAATTAATGATTTTGATTATATGAGAAAATATTATGTAGCTTTTTCACGAGCAGAGAATTTTTTAGTGCTAAGTAAATATAGAAAGAATGCTAATCCTAAAATAAGACCAGTGTGGAATATGGTGAAAAGTTTAGAAGAAATAAATAAAAATGACTGGGATCAAGTTAATATTAATGAGAAAAAAGACAGTAAATTAAAGAAGCAATATAGCTTAACTACTGATATTTTGGTATATGATACTTGTCCTAGACAATATAATTTTTATAAGGAATCTGGATTTACTTCAAGTCGTAGAGGTGGAGCATTGTTTGGTAGTTTGGTTCATGAAACTATTGAAGATGTAAACAAATATTGCTTAGAAGAAAATAACGATAAGCTTAGCAATGAGAAGATTAAAGAGTGGTATGAAAATAATTATGACAATTTAAGAGAGCATATGCAGCAGAGTTTAGCACCTAATATTAAAAAAGAAGCATTTAATCAAATTATTAGATATTATAAAAATAATCAAGAGTTAATAGAAAAAATCAGTGAGTCTGAATTAAATATAAGTATAGAAAAACCTGATTATTTTATTAGTGGAAAAATAGATATAATTTTGGATGATGAGGGGAAGTATCATTTAATTGATATTAAAGCGACTAAACCAGAAGAATCAGAAGAAAAGATGGAAAAATATAAATTTCAGCTTGCAACTTATGCTAACTTATTAAAAAACAAACATGAAGTTAATATTGAAAATGCAATGATATATTTCACTGGAGCTAAAAATCCTGAAGAAGCAAAAGTGAATATTTCAATAAATGACAAAGACTTTAAAGAGGCAAATTACAAATTTGATAATATAGTTAAAAAAATACAAAACGAGAAATTTGCTCTTGAAAGTTTTCCGCCAAAGAAGATTTGCAGAGAATGTGATTTTAGGTTTTTCTGCAATCAATATTAA
- a CDS encoding endonuclease NucS domain-containing protein, whose product MPIEVGFWKLNNNQIEKIEFTSIESENKLENILESDISILSDDIFLLGRQILTSYGKFIDMLGMDMEGNLNIIELKKDKTPRDVVAQTLDYASWVQNLSYEDISHIYSENNNGKNIEKAFYEKFDTDLPDTINETHNILIVAAELDFETERIINYLSDNYNVPINAVFFRYFKEAENDYISRTWLINPNEVEEKKNINKNLSKSEPWNGRDFVVNIENKNETE is encoded by the coding sequence ATGCCAATAGAAGTAGGTTTTTGGAAACTAAATAATAATCAAATTGAGAAAATTGAATTTACTAGTATAGAATCAGAAAATAAATTGGAAAACATACTTGAGAGTGATATATCTATATTAAGTGATGATATATTCTTATTAGGGAGGCAAATATTAACAAGTTACGGGAAATTTATTGATATGTTGGGTATGGATATGGAAGGTAATTTAAACATTATTGAATTAAAAAAAGATAAGACTCCAAGAGATGTTGTTGCACAAACTCTTGATTATGCTTCCTGGGTACAAAATTTATCATATGAAGATATTAGTCATATTTATTCTGAAAATAATAATGGTAAAAATATTGAAAAAGCTTTCTATGAAAAGTTTGATACTGATTTACCTGATACAATAAATGAAACACATAATATACTTATTGTAGCTGCTGAACTAGATTTTGAAACTGAAAGAATTATTAATTATTTATCTGATAATTATAATGTTCCAATTAATGCTGTCTTCTTTAGATATTTTAAAGAAGCAGAAAATGATTATATAAGTAGAACTTGGTTGATTAATCCAAATGAAGTAGAAGAAAAGAAAAATATAAATAAGAATTTGAGTAAGTCTGAACCTTGGAATGGTAGAGACTTTGTAGTTAATATTGAAAATAAGAATGAAACGGAATAG
- a CDS encoding HAMP domain-containing sensor histidine kinase: protein MNIKTLKGKMLLGFAVMIIIIAGVVVWSIYNFEILSNAINDIMVENYRSITASDAMVEALERQDSALLLLIRAPEDQGQEIFRSNQKEFYTWLARAEDNITIEGEGEILSRINDNYFNFITSFDNFFIASPGTDETGERWEIYNEELLPTFTEIKEDIRELREINREEMVNAQLGADSRANQAIIYTIVLALLVTVFSLIFAFHLTKQILRPIKELGKGIKEVAARNFQQKVEVASEDEIGVLADEFNEMISKLQEYEKLNVKKLLIEKEKSEAVVNNLSSPLIVTDIEHKIVLINETARELFSLKNDVVGTHFLKVIKAEEIFEHIKNPEAKEEKTFILKKNDKKRHYRISTKQVIDEDEEYQFTVTLLEDITRLKEIDNMKSEFVSTVSHEFRTPLTSMNMGLSMVINEDTGELNEEQHELLEAAYEDVERLTELVNDLLDLSKIESGKIEMEFDKVDVNDIIEKTLNPFFKQAEEKDIELKFKQSEENVFAYADPSKISWVISNLIGNALRYAEQGKIEVDAEIKGRRVLVSVADNGPGIPKEYQAKIFEKFVRTGNDQDEKSGTGLGLAIAKEIITAHNGRIWFDSEEGEGSTFSFYIPRYGYQEEDNE, encoded by the coding sequence ATGAATATTAAAACTTTAAAGGGTAAAATGCTCCTTGGTTTTGCAGTGATGATAATCATTATAGCTGGAGTTGTAGTCTGGAGTATTTATAACTTTGAAATTCTTTCAAATGCTATCAATGATATTATGGTGGAAAACTATAGAAGTATTACAGCCAGTGATGCTATGGTTGAGGCACTAGAGCGTCAGGATAGTGCTTTACTATTATTAATTCGAGCACCTGAAGATCAGGGTCAGGAAATATTTAGAAGCAATCAAAAGGAATTTTACACCTGGCTGGCCAGAGCAGAAGATAATATTACAATTGAGGGTGAAGGAGAAATCTTGTCCAGGATAAATGATAACTATTTTAATTTTATTACAAGCTTTGATAATTTTTTTATTGCTTCACCTGGAACAGACGAAACAGGAGAACGCTGGGAAATATATAATGAAGAACTCCTACCTACTTTTACAGAAATAAAAGAAGATATTCGAGAACTTAGAGAAATAAACCGTGAGGAAATGGTAAATGCTCAGCTAGGTGCTGACTCTAGAGCCAACCAGGCAATAATCTATACAATTGTACTTGCGTTATTGGTCACAGTTTTCTCGCTTATTTTTGCCTTTCATCTTACAAAACAGATATTGCGGCCAATTAAAGAACTGGGAAAAGGTATTAAAGAAGTAGCTGCAAGAAATTTTCAGCAGAAAGTTGAAGTCGCTTCTGAAGATGAGATTGGTGTTCTGGCTGATGAATTTAATGAAATGATTTCAAAATTGCAGGAATATGAAAAATTAAATGTAAAAAAATTATTGATAGAAAAAGAAAAATCAGAAGCAGTAGTAAATAATCTGAGCAGTCCTTTAATAGTTACAGATATTGAGCATAAAATTGTTTTAATTAACGAAACCGCTAGAGAATTATTTTCACTAAAAAATGACGTTGTTGGGACTCACTTTTTAAAAGTTATAAAAGCAGAAGAAATTTTTGAACATATTAAAAATCCTGAAGCTAAAGAAGAAAAAACTTTTATCTTAAAGAAAAACGATAAAAAAAGACATTATAGGATTTCTACTAAACAGGTAATTGATGAAGATGAAGAATATCAATTTACTGTTACCCTCTTAGAAGATATTACTCGATTAAAAGAAATTGATAATATGAAATCTGAGTTTGTTTCTACTGTATCTCATGAATTTAGAACACCTCTTACATCTATGAATATGGGATTAAGTATGGTAATTAATGAAGATACTGGAGAATTAAATGAGGAGCAGCATGAATTGTTAGAAGCTGCTTATGAAGATGTTGAGCGGCTAACAGAACTGGTTAATGATCTACTTGATCTCTCAAAAATTGAATCCGGTAAAATTGAAATGGAATTTGATAAGGTTGATGTCAATGATATTATTGAAAAAACACTAAATCCATTCTTTAAACAGGCAGAAGAAAAAGATATAGAGCTTAAATTTAAGCAGTCAGAGGAAAATGTTTTTGCCTATGCAGATCCTTCAAAAATCAGCTGGGTTATTTCTAATTTGATTGGAAATGCACTTCGTTATGCTGAACAGGGTAAAATAGAAGTAGATGCAGAAATTAAAGGTAGAAGGGTTTTGGTTTCTGTAGCAGATAATGGCCCGGGAATTCCAAAAGAATATCAGGCAAAAATATTTGAGAAATTTGTGAGGACAGGTAATGATCAGGACGAAAAGAGTGGAACTGGTCTTGGCCTGGCTATTGCAAAAGAGATAATTACGGCCCATAATGGTAGGATCTGGTTTGATAGCGAAGAAGGAGAAGGCTCTACCTTTTCATTTTACATTCCAAGATATGGCTATCAGGAGGAAGATAATGAGTAA
- a CDS encoding TrkH family potassium uptake protein: MKYKKLLISRYYLISKYTGIIIIFAGAAILSPLLFLLAYPEESMLAPHFLLAGGLSILTGLILFIYGSKYQTENVELSLNEGSIIVIFSWLGAIFFSAIPFVTILNMSWTHSIFEVVSGWTTTGLSLVDVTTAPKLILIWRSIMQFFGGASLAVIALSSLLPVHGMGLYIAEARSDKLLPHVKRSTMMIMKIYTFYTAAGIFLYYIAGMPLFDSINHSMAVISTGGFSTQVDSIGHYNSLSIEVVTIVLMFLGTINFATHYTLIKGKIKTFFKNAEIRLMITLFTLLTPILMFFSLNALYPRLSENFRITFFQIITALSTTGFSTIAFAGWPVFAIFIIVLIMLVGGGTGSTAGGIKQYRIYLIFKSIYWEIKEQFLPRRSVSSNYLWRGENKFYVKDQHVKDVANYIILYLFTFFVGVAIHTAYGYSLLESMFEFGSALGTVGLSIGLISPEAPTGIIWTQTIGMFLGRLEFFIILYAGIKLFKDGIYISKHK; this comes from the coding sequence ATGAAATATAAAAAGTTGCTTATTTCTCGTTACTATTTAATTTCAAAATATACCGGCATTATAATTATTTTTGCCGGTGCTGCTATACTTTCTCCTCTTTTATTTTTGCTGGCTTATCCAGAAGAAAGTATGCTTGCTCCCCACTTTTTGCTGGCAGGTGGACTTTCAATACTGACAGGATTAATATTATTTATTTATGGAAGTAAATATCAGACAGAGAATGTAGAATTATCTTTAAATGAGGGAAGTATAATTGTTATATTTTCCTGGCTGGGAGCAATATTTTTTTCTGCAATACCGTTTGTAACGATCTTAAATATGAGCTGGACTCATTCGATTTTTGAGGTGGTAAGTGGCTGGACAACAACTGGATTATCACTTGTTGATGTTACCACAGCTCCTAAATTAATTTTAATCTGGCGCTCGATTATGCAGTTTTTTGGTGGAGCTAGTCTGGCAGTAATTGCACTGTCATCACTGCTGCCTGTACATGGAATGGGGCTTTATATTGCAGAAGCAAGAAGTGACAAACTTTTACCTCATGTAAAAAGATCAACAATGATGATAATGAAAATCTATACTTTTTATACTGCAGCCGGTATTTTCCTTTATTATATTGCCGGGATGCCTTTGTTTGATTCAATTAATCATTCTATGGCAGTAATTTCTACCGGTGGATTTTCTACTCAAGTCGACAGTATAGGTCATTATAACAGTCTTTCTATCGAAGTTGTAACAATTGTTTTAATGTTTTTAGGAACTATCAATTTTGCAACTCACTATACATTGATTAAAGGTAAAATAAAGACATTTTTTAAAAATGCAGAAATTCGTCTGATGATTACTTTATTTACTCTACTAACACCAATTTTAATGTTTTTCTCATTAAATGCTTTATATCCCAGGTTAAGTGAGAATTTTAGGATTACTTTTTTCCAGATAATTACTGCTTTATCAACAACAGGTTTTTCAACTATTGCATTTGCTGGTTGGCCGGTTTTTGCTATCTTTATTATAGTTTTGATTATGCTGGTAGGTGGTGGAACAGGATCAACTGCGGGTGGTATTAAGCAGTACAGAATTTATCTAATTTTCAAATCAATTTACTGGGAAATTAAAGAACAATTTTTGCCAAGGAGAAGTGTAAGCAGCAATTATCTCTGGCGGGGAGAAAATAAATTTTATGTAAAAGATCAGCATGTAAAAGATGTAGCCAATTATATAATTTTGTATTTGTTTACCTTTTTTGTCGGAGTGGCAATACATACAGCTTATGGATATTCTTTATTAGAAAGCATGTTTGAGTTTGGTTCTGCTCTGGGAACTGTTGGGCTTTCAATTGGTCTAATTTCTCCAGAAGCACCAACAGGTATCATCTGGACTCAAACTATTGGTATGTTTTTAGGAAGGTTAGAGTTTTTCATTATTCTTTATGCCGGTATAAAATTATTTAAAGATGGAATTTACATTTCAAAACATAAATGA
- a CDS encoding potassium channel family protein yields the protein MEIIMIGGGKLIYHLAKKLISKGHFVTIINKDKKLAEDLAREINATVVFGDATDQKVLEDAGAYQADNLVSLTQKDQTNLFICKMAMDYFGVDRTTALVNSPDNVELFNILGVTGIFNITDLISSIIEQTVISEDVSNLTMIEEGKLSIFQVEVSPDSEAVGKEIKEIDLPLTIVLGGIVRDGDISIPRGGTKIQARDKIVIISLPEEQAKAIEVFGGEE from the coding sequence ATGGAAATCATAATGATTGGGGGAGGAAAATTAATTTATCATCTTGCCAAAAAATTAATTTCTAAGGGCCATTTTGTAACTATTATCAATAAAGATAAAAAGCTTGCTGAAGATTTAGCTAGAGAAATAAATGCGACAGTAGTTTTTGGTGATGCAACTGATCAAAAAGTTTTAGAAGACGCCGGTGCCTATCAGGCAGATAACTTAGTTTCCTTAACCCAGAAAGATCAAACTAATCTTTTTATATGTAAGATGGCAATGGATTATTTCGGTGTAGATAGAACTACAGCTCTGGTAAATAGTCCAGATAATGTGGAATTATTTAATATCTTAGGGGTCACAGGTATATTTAACATCACTGATTTAATTAGTTCAATAATAGAACAGACTGTAATTTCAGAAGATGTAAGTAACCTGACAATGATTGAAGAGGGAAAATTAAGTATCTTTCAGGTTGAGGTGTCCCCTGATTCCGAAGCTGTGGGAAAAGAAATTAAAGAAATAGACCTCCCCCTCACTATTGTTTTAGGTGGTATTGTTAGGGATGGAGATATTTCTATTCCTAGAGGCGGTACGAAGATACAGGCTAGAGACAAAATAGTTATAATTTCTCTGCCAGAAGAACAGGCAAAAGCTATTGAAGTTTTTGGTGGTGAAGAATAA
- a CDS encoding IS256 family transposase: MNSIPEKNSDGQVEFHDLIIELIKNFLENFLKAELTEFLNYEKHEYSGRNSGNSRNGSYLRDFLTQFGSIKGLNVPRDRNGEFQTELFQPYKRYDNWLEEAIINMYANGLSTRYVADWIEQMYGQKYSPTTISNLTNVALEEVKKWKERPLQKRYSVIFIDGMSIKVRRDTVANESVYIIIGINEDGYREILDFYIGATESAALWEEVLSNLKERGVQEVLLGVIDGLPGLKDSFLKVFPKADVQRCIVHKVRNTIVKVRKKDTDEIVKDLKKIYRSPSREFAEKALEEFDFKWSKIYPKVTQSWYVDKDELLTFYKYPESIHKAIYTTNWIERANKEIKKRLKPMNSLPNVQAAEKIIYLKIIEYNSKWSDRKMRGFLAAKDQLHQLFKERY; this comes from the coding sequence ATGAACAGTATACCCGAAAAAAACAGTGATGGTCAAGTTGAATTTCACGATTTAATCATTGAACTCATCAAAAATTTTCTCGAGAATTTCCTCAAGGCTGAATTAACTGAATTTCTAAACTATGAAAAACATGAATACTCAGGTAGAAACTCTGGCAATAGTCGTAATGGATCTTATCTTCGTGATTTCTTAACTCAGTTTGGCAGTATTAAAGGCTTAAATGTTCCTAGAGATAGAAATGGTGAATTCCAAACTGAACTATTCCAACCATATAAACGCTATGATAACTGGCTTGAAGAAGCTATAATAAACATGTATGCTAATGGCCTTTCCACCCGCTATGTAGCTGATTGGATAGAGCAGATGTATGGACAAAAATATAGCCCTACTACTATTAGTAATCTAACTAATGTTGCTCTTGAAGAGGTTAAAAAGTGGAAAGAAAGACCACTTCAAAAACGGTACAGCGTTATTTTTATTGATGGCATGAGCATAAAAGTCAGACGAGATACTGTTGCAAATGAATCTGTATATATTATCATTGGTATCAATGAAGACGGCTATCGTGAAATACTTGATTTCTACATTGGTGCAACTGAATCTGCTGCTTTATGGGAAGAAGTACTAAGTAATTTAAAAGAACGCGGAGTCCAGGAAGTCCTACTAGGTGTTATAGATGGACTCCCAGGACTTAAAGATTCTTTTCTAAAAGTATTCCCTAAAGCGGATGTGCAGCGTTGTATAGTTCATAAAGTGCGTAATACAATAGTCAAAGTTAGAAAAAAAGATACTGATGAAATCGTTAAAGATTTAAAAAAGATCTATAGATCTCCCAGCAGAGAGTTTGCAGAAAAAGCTTTAGAAGAATTTGATTTTAAATGGAGTAAAATCTATCCTAAAGTTACTCAAAGCTGGTACGTAGATAAAGATGAACTATTAACATTTTATAAATATCCAGAAAGCATACATAAAGCCATATACACAACAAACTGGATTGAAAGAGCCAATAAAGAAATCAAAAAAAGATTAAAGCCTATGAATAGTTTGCCTAATGTACAAGCAGCTGAAAAAATAATTTATTTAAAGATTATTGAGTACAACTCAAAATGGTCTGATAGAAAGATGAGAGGATTTTTAGCTGCAAAAGATCAGCTCCATCAACTATTTAAAGAACGATACTGA
- a CDS encoding response regulator — protein sequence MSKILVVDDEKNIRLVVGKCLEKAGFEVDYAVNGVEAVDKANDIGPDLILLDLRLPKMNGFLVLEALKSDSATVDIPVIILSALSEEDDVQKAISSGAEDFLVKPISQDNLLTAVEENNNNIEIKEEDDNEK from the coding sequence ATGAGTAAAATTCTAGTAGTAGATGACGAAAAAAATATTAGACTGGTTGTTGGTAAATGTCTGGAAAAAGCTGGTTTTGAGGTAGATTATGCTGTTAACGGAGTTGAAGCAGTTGATAAAGCGAATGATATAGGCCCTGATTTAATATTACTCGATTTAAGACTGCCGAAAATGAATGGTTTTTTAGTGCTAGAAGCTTTAAAAAGTGATTCAGCAACTGTGGATATACCAGTAATTATATTATCTGCCCTGTCTGAAGAAGACGATGTTCAAAAAGCTATTTCTTCAGGTGCTGAGGATTTTTTAGTTAAACCTATCAGTCAGGATAATTTACTAACAGCAGTAGAAGAAAATAATAATAATATAGAAATAAAGGAGGAAGATGATAATGAAAAATAA
- a CDS encoding DUF2225 domain-containing protein, translating into MQPGPVEIIQCPYCDNKFKKSTLMSGNTIGAKFWTDGKREAPMLPDSVVVSFCEKCSEYFWVEDAKKIDQVLYDSDKYSDLEFLKDLTLEEYIYALKQIDIRSDDDTFYLLRQIWWKYNDYYRKNNEAELSQDVEKIMPDLLEKLLNVFDENDDNHLLMKGELLRELGQFEKAKVTLNKISSDEYDKVKQIIIDLAKNEVSELRELKF; encoded by the coding sequence ATGCAACCAGGGCCAGTTGAGATAATTCAATGTCCATATTGTGACAATAAATTTAAAAAGTCAACCTTAATGTCGGGTAATACTATTGGAGCTAAATTTTGGACTGATGGGAAAAGAGAAGCTCCAATGCTCCCTGATAGTGTTGTTGTAAGCTTTTGTGAAAAGTGCAGCGAATATTTCTGGGTAGAAGATGCCAAAAAAATTGATCAGGTTTTATATGACAGTGATAAATATTCAGATTTAGAGTTTTTGAAAGATTTAACTTTAGAAGAATATATTTATGCCTTAAAGCAAATAGACATTCGCAGTGATGACGATACTTTTTATCTATTAAGACAAATTTGGTGGAAATATAATGATTATTATCGCAAGAATAATGAGGCAGAATTATCGCAAGATGTAGAGAAAATAATGCCGGATCTATTGGAAAAATTATTAAATGTTTTTGATGAAAACGATGATAATCATCTATTGATGAAAGGAGAATTATTGAGAGAATTGGGTCAATTTGAAAAAGCTAAAGTAACTTTAAATAAAATATCTTCAGATGAATATGACAAAGTAAAACAAATTATAATAGACTTAGCAAAAAATGAAGTTTCAGAATTAAGGGAATTAAAATTTTAA
- a CDS encoding response regulator, which produces MKNKILIVDDEKNIRLTLKKALSNAGYEVETAVNGEDGLSKLKEEEIPVVLLDMKMPGMDGIQFLKEVKNEGIKTKIILITGYGSVETAVETLKLGAVDYLRKPFKPEEIIGIVEDVFERYEVENSEKEVESFEEYIMLAKNAINKRDFSKAKEMLQQATSLNSEKPEPFNLLGIIYEMQHKQGEAMKMYRAALALNPGYKPANENIERAGESMGAVDLDELNLGDDEEEQ; this is translated from the coding sequence ATGAAAAATAAAATCTTAATTGTTGATGATGAAAAGAATATTCGTTTAACTTTAAAAAAGGCCCTTTCTAATGCAGGTTATGAAGTCGAAACAGCTGTGAATGGAGAGGATGGACTTTCCAAATTAAAAGAAGAAGAAATACCAGTGGTGCTGCTTGATATGAAAATGCCAGGAATGGATGGGATCCAGTTTTTAAAAGAGGTAAAAAATGAGGGAATTAAAACTAAAATAATTTTGATAACGGGTTATGGTAGTGTTGAAACAGCAGTTGAAACTCTTAAATTAGGGGCTGTTGATTATCTGCGCAAACCATTTAAGCCAGAAGAGATTATTGGTATTGTTGAGGATGTTTTTGAAAGGTATGAAGTAGAAAATAGTGAAAAAGAAGTAGAAAGTTTTGAAGAATATATAATGCTGGCAAAAAATGCAATTAATAAAAGAGATTTCTCAAAGGCAAAAGAAATGCTGCAGCAGGCTACATCTTTAAACTCTGAGAAACCTGAACCTTTCAATCTTCTTGGAATCATCTATGAGATGCAGCACAAACAGGGAGAAGCAATGAAAATGTACAGAGCAGCTCTGGCACTCAATCCTGGTTATAAACCTGCAAATGAAAACATCGAAAGAGCAGGAGAGAGTATGGGTGCAGTTGATCTTGATGAATTAAATCTTGGAGATGATGAGGAGGAGCAATAG
- a CDS encoding potassium channel family protein, which yields MFIVIVGCGRTGSLLAGKLSRSGNEVVVIEKNQTSFSNLPVDFSGFEIEGDAAERDVLIEGKIESADLLIVSTGDDQINYLVSQMARVNFDVPRIMVRTIDPAVEKMYENEDRFEIFSQISLLAENMINKIE from the coding sequence ATGTTTATTGTTATTGTAGGTTGTGGTCGTACAGGTTCTTTGCTGGCGGGTAAGCTTTCTCGTTCTGGAAATGAAGTCGTTGTTATAGAAAAAAATCAAACTTCATTTTCTAATCTGCCTGTTGATTTTTCCGGCTTTGAAATAGAAGGTGATGCTGCTGAAAGAGATGTATTAATTGAAGGTAAAATAGAATCAGCAGATTTGTTAATAGTCAGCACTGGAGATGACCAGATAAACTATCTTGTGTCTCAAATGGCCAGGGTTAATTTTGATGTACCCAGGATTATGGTTAGAACTATAGATCCAGCAGTAGAGAAGATGTATGAAAATGAAGACCGATTTGAGATATTTTCTCAGATATCTCTTTTAGCTGAAAACATGATAAATAAAATTGAGTGA